A region of the Zymomonas mobilis subsp. mobilis ATCC 10988 genome:
GCGTTTTTTGCTTAAGAAGTTCAATCAGTTTTGGTGAAACAAGGGGCTTGTCCGCTTTTAATGGTGGCAGGAAAAAGCTGTTTAGAAGAAGGGGATAGAGCAAAAATCGGTATTTCTTAGGTTCTGTTGACAAAGGGTATAATTTAAGATTTTTAGAGATAACTTGAGAACAAGTTTTGTAGGGTAGATAGGATGCGAGGAGATCTGACGGACGCGGAGTGGGAGATAATACAGGGTCTTCTTCCAAGCGAACGAGGCCGCTGCGCGCGTCCCGCCAAAAGTAATCGGTTATTTCTCAATGGTATGCTTTATGTGCTTCGAACAGGCTGCCCGTGGCGAGATATGCATGAACGTTATGGGAAATGGAATTCGGTCTATGTTCGGTTTCGTAGGTGGGCAGAACAGGGTGTGTGGGACGCTCTTCTTGAAACTCTCGTTGACCTTGGCCTGACAGATGACTGGCAACATATGATAGATAGTACGATTATTCGCGCCCACAGCCAAGCGGCTGGCGCAAAAGGGGGACGTATAAGGAAGGCTTTGGTCGCAGTCGCGGAGGCTTTACGAGCAAGATCCACGCCCGTTCCGATGGTCAAGGCCGCCCTCTAGCTTTCGCACTAACCGGTGGTGAGGTCTCTGATTATTCTGGCGCTGATAGCTTGATAGATATCCCTGTCACAACACCCCACTGTTTTCTCGCTGATAAAGGATATGATAGCGATAGGTTACGCGAAAAACTGCTTTTTCGAGGCATTCTTCCTGTTATCCCGCCTCGTTCCAATCGAAAAAAGCCTATTCCTTATAATCTCCAGCACTACAAAGATCGTAATCGTATTGAGCGGATGTTTAATAAGCTAAAGCAGTTCAGGCGCATTGCCACACGCTATGACAAAACCAGAAAATCTTTTCTCGCCTTCCTTCATCTCGCGGCCGTAAAATTGTGGTTACCTTCCTTTGTCAACAAAACCTAGGCATGACAGGCTTTCAATAAAACAAGTTGTGATGACGCTCTTCCCCCTTCTTTGATATTTACTGCGGCATAGGCTGTGTGTCCGAAATATTTGGTTTAAGACAGGCCTTATGATTGATGAAGTCGAGATAGAGGCTTGCTTTGTCTAGGATAGATGTACTTATAATTATTACTGGCTTGCGCCTATTATCTTCTTCGACAAGTGCCTTTATTTTTCCATAGTTTATTCCATCAATAAATAAATTTTCGTTATTCAAATAACCGACAATTTTAATCATTTTTTTATTTGAATTTACATCTTCTTCGAAAGATTGTTTTTTTTCTTCAGCTGTAAATTGGAGCTTAAAGGTTAATAAGTTGAATATGGTATTATCTTGAGTAAAGTCGACGGCAACTAAATTAGTTTTGCCTTGCCAAGTAATCGGATATTTAAGGGCTTGGAAGTCGCCCGCTAACGCGCTGCCAAGGTGGATATCTTGTTGACAATTGCAATTGATATCCTTGCCAAAGATCATCTGCTGTTTATCTATCTTGATTTTACCGAGCTTTTGTAAAATCATGAGTCCCAGATAGGCTTGGCTGACATTGGTGAAAAGGAAGGGAACGTTTTTTAAAACAGCCTTCCCAATTTTGAGCTCATCAACGATGCCGAGATCGCCGCTATAAAATTCAGATGCAGCATTGGTTGCTCTCTCAATATGTCCAACGATATGGACATGAGGGGAATGGCTCCATGCTTTGGGTAATTTGCCAATAGCTGCGCTGGTTTCCAAAAAGAAAGGAACTTCTTTCTCGTTTAGGGAGGCTATTACATAAGGGACATGTTCCGCATTACGCCTAAAGTTTTCTTTTATAGGAATTTGATACTGTAGTGGAATGCTTTGTTGGTACTCTATGTCTGTAATAGTAAAGGGTTGTATTGGGTTCGGGGAGACAGATAGTCCTCCCATCTTAACATCCGCAAGGGAGAATTGTTGTAATCCTGAGATTTTTCGAACGGGTGGGTAATAGATATTTTTAATAAAATCGAGGCTTTTACCCCAATCTTTGAGATTACCGTCCAGAAAATAATTACCGGCTAAAATCTGTTTGCATACCATGCCTATGGCATTGATAGGCGGTAACGAAGCTGAGGTGTCTGGTTTTTGAAAGAAAGTCTTATCACAGATATCAAGTAATTTATTGGCGCTTTGATAGTCTCCTTTGATGCGGAGCTTGTTTATTTCAGCATATTGGCTGGCAAGATTATTGCTTTCCAGCGCATTGATGGCTTTGTCGATGAGAAGGCTGTCGCCCTCCAATACCCCTTCTTGTATTTCATCGCCACCCAGTCGAATTTCAATACCGTTTTTTAACGTTTCAGGTGTTTGTTGCTTGAGAAGTTCGATGAGCCTTGGAGAGATAAGAGGCTTGTCAGCTTTCAATGGCGGTAGGCAAAAGCTGTTTAGAAGAAGGGCATAGAGAAGAAATCGGTATTTCTTAGACATGACAGGCTTTCAATAAAACAAGTTGTGATAACGCGCTTCCCCCTTCTTTGATATTTACTGCGATATAGGCGTAGCATCCGAATTGTTCGGCTTGAGGCAGGCCTTGTGATTGATGAAGTCGAGATAGAGAGTGACTTTGTTGAGGATAAACAAGCCCATAATGGTAGCTGGATCTTGGATAGTATCTTTTGCAATAAACTCTTCTCTTACTCCATAATTGATCCCATCAATGGATAAGTCAGATTTTACAATGCGCCCTTGACTTAGAACAGTTTTGTTATTTTCTTTTGTGGGGAATTGGAATGTGGTTTCTTGTTCTTCTTTTGTGAAATCTGGTTTAAATGTCCATAGCGTAAAGTCGCTATTATCCTCAGTAAGGTCAATTGCGACTAGACTGGTTTTACCTTGCCACGTAATTGGGTATTTGAGGGTTTGGAAATCGCCCCCCAATGCGCTGCCAAGATGGATATCTTGCTGACAATTACAATTGATATCCTTGCCAAAGGTCATTTGCTGTTTATCTATTTTGATTTTACCTAATTTTTGTAAAATCATGAGCCCCAGATAGGCTTGGCTGACATCGGTAAAAAGGAAGGGAACGTTCTTTAAAACAGCTTTTCCAATTTTGAGCTCATCAACGATGCCGAGATCGCCACTAAAAAATTCAGATGCAGCATTGGTTGATCTATCGAGATGTCCGATAATATGGACATGAGGGGAATGACTCCATGCTTTGGGTAGTTTTCCAATAGCGGCACCGGTTTCTAAAAAGAAAGGCACCTCTTTCCCATTCAACGAAACCATTGCGGAAGGAACATTTTCAGCAAAACGCCGATGATCTTCATGTATCGGAATTTTATATTGTAGTGGAATGCTTTGCTGGTGATCTATGTCTGTAATGGTGAATGGGGGTATAGAATCCGGAGAAACGGACAACCTCCCCATTTCAATATCTGTAAGCGAGAACTGCTCTAATCCTGAAATTTTTCGGATGGGGGGATAATAGACATTTCTAACAAAATGAAGAATTTTAGCCCAATCTTTCAGATTACCATCTAAGAAGTAATTACCTGCTAAAATTTGTTGGCATGTCATACCTACGCCACTGATGGGTGGAAGTAAGTCGGGATCATAGGGTTTTTGAAAAAAAGTTTTACCGCAGATATCCAGCAGTTTATTGGCGTTTTGATAGTCGCCTTTGACGCGTAATTTATCTATTTTAGCATATTGGCTGACGAGATTATTGCCTTTTAGTGCATTGGCGGCTTTGTCGATGAGTAGGTCATCTCCCTCTAATACTCCCCTTTGCATTTCTTCGTCACCCGGTCGAATTTCAATACCATTTTTTAACGTTTCAGGTGTTTGTTGCTTGAGAAGTTCGATCAATTTTGGAGAAACGAGAGGCTTGTCAGCTTTTAATTCTGACAGAAGGACGCTGTTTAGAAGAAGGGGGTAGAGAAGAAATCGGTATTTCTTAGGCATGACAGGCTTTCGATAAAACGAGTTGTGATGACGCGCTTCCCCCTTCTCTGATATTTACTGTGGCATAGGCTGTGTGTCCGATTCATCCGGCATGAGACAGGCCTTGTGATTGATGAAGTCGAGATAGAGGCTGCCTTTGTCTAGGACAAACGCGCCTATAATCGTTGAAGGATTACGTATCGTATCTTTTATGACTAATTCTTTCTTCTTACCATAATCAATCCCGTCGATAGATAAGTTGGACTCTGTGAAATAAGCAGGGTTTTTTATTTTAGTGCCGTCAACATTATTTGTAACATCAAAAAAATGGTTCTGTTGGTTCTTTAAAAATTTATCTTTGAAGGTGAGTATATCATAATCAATATTATTTTGAGTTAAATCAATTGCAGCAAAATTACGTTTATTTTTCCAATAAAATGGATATTTTAATACTTGATGATCCC
Encoded here:
- a CDS encoding retropepsin-like aspartic protease, giving the protein MSKKYRFLLYALLLNSFCLPPLKADKPLISPRLIELLKQQTPETLKNGIEIRLGGDEIQEGVLEGDSLLIDKAINALESNNLASQYAEINKLRIKGDYQSANKLLDICDKTFFQKPDTSASLPPINAIGMVCKQILAGNYFLDGNLKDWGKSLDFIKNIYYPPVRKISGLQQFSLADVKMGGLSVSPNPIQPFTITDIEYQQSIPLQYQIPIKENFRRNAEHVPYVIASLNEKEVPFFLETSAAIGKLPKAWSHSPHVHIVGHIERATNAASEFYSGDLGIVDELKIGKAVLKNVPFLFTNVSQAYLGLMILQKLGKIKIDKQQMIFGKDINCNCQQDIHLGSALAGDFQALKYPITWQGKTNLVAVDFTQDNTIFNLLTFKLQFTAEEKKQSFEEDVNSNKKMIKIVGYLNNENLFIDGINYGKIKALVEEDNRRKPVIIISTSILDKASLYLDFINHKACLKPNISDTQPMPQ
- a CDS encoding retropepsin-like aspartic protease; translation: MPKKYRFLLYPLLLNSVLLSELKADKPLVSPKLIELLKQQTPETLKNGIEIRPGDEEMQRGVLEGDDLLIDKAANALKGNNLVSQYAKIDKLRVKGDYQNANKLLDICGKTFFQKPYDPDLLPPISGVGMTCQQILAGNYFLDGNLKDWAKILHFVRNVYYPPIRKISGLEQFSLTDIEMGRLSVSPDSIPPFTITDIDHQQSIPLQYKIPIHEDHRRFAENVPSAMVSLNGKEVPFFLETGAAIGKLPKAWSHSPHVHIIGHLDRSTNAASEFFSGDLGIVDELKIGKAVLKNVPFLFTDVSQAYLGLMILQKLGKIKIDKQQMTFGKDINCNCQQDIHLGSALGGDFQTLKYPITWQGKTSLVAIDLTEDNSDFTLWTFKPDFTKEEQETTFQFPTKENNKTVLSQGRIVKSDLSIDGINYGVREEFIAKDTIQDPATIMGLFILNKVTLYLDFINHKACLKPNNSDATPISQ